One Gimesia aquarii DNA segment encodes these proteins:
- a CDS encoding response regulator, producing MNNQATKILIVDDSDVVRRILSSALTKDGYELYTAVDGEDGSNKVREINPDIVLLDVEMPVLDGFSVLKEIRANYSAEQVSVIMVTSHSDGKGIARAFEEGAFDYIPKPATESEIKARVRNAIRALELLREQKTLRREAETANESKSAFLANMSHEIRTPMTAILGYTELLELEAKTHQMPELFMDSLDTIKRNGGHLMELINDILDLSKIEAGKLDIESITCSPQKIVEEVMELVQVRAEAKGLKLEASYKFPLPVKINSDPTRIRQILINLIGNAIKFTEVGTIRLETELLDNPGEEPRIQFSVIDQGIGMTESQLSNLFRPFTQADSSTTRKYGGTGLGLTICKRLAEMLGGDILVSSEYNKGSKFSAAIRTGSLEGVELIQQLQKLDEQANQEEELTQCAFPRFNESTLQGRKVLLAEDGPDNQKLIAFILKKAGAEVTVAENGEVARQKAVEAMESGVHYDVILMDMQMPILDGYEATRQIREHGYPGPIISLTANAMEGDREKCIEAGCNDHLTKPIDRNKLIGTVNLICRAEAVAS from the coding sequence ATGAACAATCAAGCTACCAAAATATTGATCGTTGATGACTCCGATGTGGTGAGACGCATTCTTTCGAGTGCATTGACGAAAGACGGATATGAGTTGTACACCGCCGTTGATGGCGAAGATGGCAGCAATAAAGTTCGCGAAATCAATCCCGACATCGTATTATTAGATGTTGAAATGCCAGTCTTAGATGGCTTTTCCGTTTTAAAGGAAATCCGAGCGAACTACAGCGCCGAGCAAGTATCCGTGATTATGGTTACTTCACACAGTGATGGCAAAGGGATTGCTCGTGCTTTTGAAGAAGGTGCTTTTGATTACATTCCCAAGCCGGCAACCGAATCGGAGATTAAGGCCCGCGTGAGAAATGCGATTCGCGCTTTGGAATTGCTCCGTGAACAAAAAACATTAAGAAGAGAAGCGGAAACAGCCAACGAGTCTAAGAGCGCATTCCTGGCTAACATGAGCCATGAAATCCGCACTCCCATGACAGCCATTCTGGGGTATACCGAATTGCTGGAGCTGGAAGCGAAAACACATCAGATGCCGGAATTGTTTATGGACTCACTGGATACCATCAAGCGCAATGGTGGACACCTGATGGAGTTGATCAACGACATCCTGGACTTGTCAAAGATCGAAGCCGGTAAACTTGATATCGAATCGATCACCTGTTCTCCTCAGAAAATTGTCGAGGAGGTGATGGAACTGGTTCAGGTCAGAGCTGAGGCGAAAGGCTTGAAACTGGAAGCGAGTTATAAGTTTCCATTACCTGTCAAAATTAATTCAGACCCCACAAGAATCAGACAAATCCTGATTAACCTCATAGGAAACGCAATCAAGTTTACGGAAGTCGGAACGATTCGTCTTGAGACAGAACTACTGGACAATCCCGGAGAGGAACCACGGATTCAGTTTTCTGTGATTGACCAGGGAATCGGAATGACTGAGTCTCAGTTGTCGAATTTATTCCGCCCATTTACTCAAGCCGATTCTTCAACAACACGAAAATACGGTGGAACAGGGCTGGGACTCACGATCTGCAAACGACTGGCAGAAATGTTGGGTGGAGATATTTTAGTCTCGAGTGAGTATAACAAAGGCTCGAAATTTAGTGCCGCGATTCGGACGGGAAGTTTAGAAGGTGTAGAACTTATCCAACAACTTCAGAAACTCGATGAACAAGCAAATCAGGAAGAGGAACTCACTCAGTGCGCTTTTCCTCGTTTCAATGAATCGACGCTTCAGGGTAGAAAAGTGTTATTAGCTGAAGATGGCCCCGACAATCAAAAACTGATTGCCTTCATATTGAAGAAAGCGGGGGCGGAAGTCACAGTTGCTGAAAATGGAGAAGTCGCACGACAGAAAGCTGTGGAAGCCATGGAAAGCGGCGTCCATTACGATGTCATTCTGATGGATATGCAAATGCCGATTTTGGATGGTTACGAAGCCACCCGACAAATTCGCGAGCATGGCTATCCCGGGCCCATCATTTCATTGACTGCCAATGCGATGGAGGGAGACCGCGAAAAATGCATCGAGGCAGGTTGTAACGACCACCTGACCAAACCAATTGATCGCAATAAATTGATTGGTACCGTGAATCTCATCTGTCGTGCTGAGGCTGTGGCTTCATGA
- a CDS encoding SDR family NAD(P)-dependent oxidoreductase — protein sequence MLPGIKLFDLSGRAAIITGGSKGLGSAMAEGLASAGADLLLISRNQEEVEATAARIQSDYGNRTIGMQADVTNADQVAAMTDRAMTEFGKIDILINNAGINTRGPIDGLTLEEFQEVQNVNVTGPWLCTKAVVPHMKQAKYGRIVNLASTLGLVGMANRTPYTSSKGAVVQMTRALGIELCEFGITCNAICPGPFLTPMNEPFAETEEIKKFIVGAVAMNRWARMEEIQGAAIFLSSDASSYMTGSMVTVDGGWTAR from the coding sequence ATGCTACCCGGAATCAAACTGTTCGATTTATCTGGTCGTGCTGCCATTATTACCGGAGGTTCTAAAGGCTTGGGTTCCGCGATGGCGGAAGGCTTAGCCTCTGCCGGCGCAGATTTGCTTTTGATCAGTCGAAATCAAGAGGAAGTAGAAGCGACGGCGGCCCGCATTCAGAGCGATTATGGAAATCGAACCATTGGGATGCAAGCCGACGTCACAAACGCAGACCAGGTCGCCGCGATGACGGACCGCGCAATGACCGAATTCGGGAAGATCGATATTCTGATCAATAATGCGGGGATTAACACACGCGGTCCGATCGATGGATTGACGTTGGAAGAATTTCAGGAAGTGCAAAATGTCAATGTGACAGGCCCCTGGTTGTGTACCAAAGCCGTGGTTCCTCATATGAAACAGGCGAAGTACGGTCGGATTGTCAATCTAGCCAGTACCCTGGGATTGGTGGGGATGGCCAATCGCACTCCTTACACTTCCAGTAAAGGAGCCGTGGTGCAGATGACACGGGCACTCGGAATTGAACTGTGTGAATTTGGTATTACCTGCAATGCCATCTGCCCGGGACCGTTTCTCACACCGATGAACGAACCTTTTGCAGAAACGGAAGAGATCAAGAAATTCATCGTGGGCGCCGTGGCGATGAATCGCTGGGCGCGCATGGAAGAAATTCAGGGCGCTGCTATTTTCCTTTCCAGCGATGCATCGAGCTATATGACGGGCAGTATGGTCACCGTCGATGGTGGATGGACGGCGCGTTAA
- a CDS encoding ArsR/SmtB family transcription factor — MTMKSAHPTYDVYTAIADPTRRALLLRLSHEGERNVSELLEPFSISQPAVSKHLRILREAGLVRSRKKGRVRLYAVEARKLQEVHDWVSHFEKYWDDKLDALGEYLDKQKNSKRKT; from the coding sequence ATGACTATGAAATCAGCCCATCCAACCTATGACGTCTATACCGCAATTGCTGATCCGACGCGTCGCGCTCTGCTGCTGCGATTGTCGCACGAAGGTGAAAGAAACGTCAGTGAATTGTTGGAACCGTTTTCGATAAGCCAGCCAGCAGTCTCGAAGCATCTGAGGATCCTCCGCGAAGCCGGTCTGGTTCGCAGCAGAAAAAAGGGTCGAGTGCGGCTTTATGCAGTTGAAGCAAGGAAATTACAGGAAGTACATGACTGGGTGTCACACTTCGAGAAATACTGGGACGACAAACTCGACGCCTTGGGAGAGTATCTCGACAAGCAGAAAAATTCAAAGCGGAAGACCTGA
- a CDS encoding Gfo/Idh/MocA family protein, which yields MQDLKVGIIGAGGIAAKMHLPELQTVDDCEVVMLAGRKQSRLDVLCRKFNVPRSTQNYQEVIDDDNINAVAIALPHPLHVEWGIKAIKAGKHVYMQKPLSTSMDEADAFVEETENHNQTVLALPYMSNPHVLATRDYIQDQKLGTISSAQARSSHGGPEVYYAGIQEILEEKPTDDLWFFDADQADVGALFDMGVYAIANLVGVVGSVKSITAKLKTVAKPTRLEDTASMILEFENGALGTAQTGWCDAARTYEFSVHGTAGKIVSSRQAESLQYFYPSSNVDEDAPLIEETIDLSRYPHQNSHQHWATCIRQAIQPPLSNAATARHVTEILLAALKSSRENRTVDITSRLSML from the coding sequence ATGCAGGATTTGAAAGTGGGGATTATCGGTGCAGGGGGCATCGCAGCCAAGATGCATCTCCCTGAACTCCAGACGGTGGATGATTGTGAAGTTGTGATGTTAGCCGGCCGCAAACAATCGCGGCTGGATGTGCTCTGTCGAAAGTTCAACGTTCCACGTTCGACTCAGAACTATCAGGAGGTCATCGATGATGACAACATCAATGCGGTTGCCATTGCGTTACCTCATCCGCTGCATGTGGAATGGGGAATCAAAGCCATCAAGGCGGGCAAACATGTCTACATGCAAAAACCGCTGAGCACATCGATGGACGAAGCCGATGCCTTTGTGGAAGAGACTGAGAATCATAACCAGACCGTGCTCGCGCTGCCGTATATGTCGAATCCCCATGTGCTGGCAACCCGCGATTATATTCAAGATCAGAAACTGGGAACCATCTCTTCGGCACAGGCACGTTCAAGTCATGGGGGACCTGAAGTCTACTACGCGGGCATTCAGGAAATTCTCGAAGAGAAACCCACGGATGATCTCTGGTTTTTCGACGCCGATCAAGCAGACGTCGGCGCTCTGTTTGATATGGGTGTGTACGCGATCGCGAATCTGGTCGGCGTGGTGGGGTCTGTGAAATCGATTACCGCTAAACTCAAAACAGTGGCCAAGCCCACGCGTCTGGAAGATACCGCGTCCATGATTCTGGAGTTTGAAAATGGTGCGCTGGGCACAGCACAAACCGGATGGTGTGATGCCGCACGCACATATGAATTTTCCGTGCATGGGACAGCCGGCAAAATTGTAAGTAGTCGGCAGGCGGAATCGTTGCAGTATTTTTATCCCAGTTCCAATGTGGATGAAGACGCTCCCCTCATCGAAGAGACCATCGATTTGTCCCGCTATCCTCATCAGAATTCACATCAGCATTGGGCGACCTGTATTCGGCAGGCAATTCAACCTCCCCTGTCCAATGCCGCAACCGCCAGACATGTCACCGAAATTTTACTGGCGGCTCTGAAATCCTCACGTGAAAACCGGACAGTGGACATTACGTCCCGACTCTCCATGCTTTGA
- a CDS encoding VOC family protein yields the protein MRQFHHVGVITDEPQPNEIYVSETKVYVTNPNEHPYKIEYLRFEADTPVTGPVRDQPHIAFKVPDLEKEIEGAEILLGPFQAMENLKVVFVLIDGAVYEFMEFTDGSEFGEF from the coding sequence ATGAGACAATTTCATCATGTGGGCGTGATTACTGATGAACCACAGCCTAATGAAATCTATGTTTCTGAGACCAAAGTCTATGTAACCAACCCCAATGAGCACCCCTACAAAATTGAATATCTAAGATTCGAAGCCGACACGCCTGTCACGGGACCTGTTCGAGACCAACCCCACATCGCGTTTAAAGTTCCTGATCTTGAGAAGGAGATTGAAGGGGCAGAAATCCTGCTGGGACCGTTTCAGGCGATGGAGAATTTAAAAGTGGTTTTCGTGCTCATCGATGGGGCCGTGTATGAGTTTATGGAATTTACCGACGGCTCTGAATTTGGAGAATTTTAA
- a CDS encoding glycosyltransferase family 2 protein: protein MNMAPLTQKLEQSDRPKSVPNPFTVIVPCFNEVQALPDAVIELKSILSEIGPHELIIVNDGSTDGTCAALQSLQEFHPEIKVLKHETNQGYGASLKTGVRHASYEYIVITDADGTYPNERIGDLLASMKDYDMVVGSRTGENVEYSTFRKIPKYFLKHYASWISGRNIPDLNSGLRVFKRSLAEKYLSILPDGFSFTTTITMAHLTNKYSVHYEPINYSRRIGKSKIQPIRDTLRFLQLIIRLGVYFAPLKVFGPFAAIQIVAFMISFMYDIFILNNITDKTIMLLMFSMNTTFFALLADMIDKRSQN from the coding sequence ATGAATATGGCTCCTTTGACTCAAAAACTCGAACAGAGCGATCGACCGAAATCGGTTCCCAATCCATTTACCGTAATCGTCCCCTGTTTCAACGAAGTTCAGGCACTGCCTGATGCTGTCATTGAGCTGAAGAGTATTTTGTCCGAGATCGGCCCTCATGAACTCATTATCGTTAATGATGGTTCGACTGACGGTACGTGCGCTGCGCTGCAATCACTGCAAGAGTTTCATCCGGAAATCAAAGTTCTGAAACATGAGACAAATCAGGGGTATGGTGCTTCTCTCAAAACGGGTGTGCGACACGCCAGCTATGAATACATTGTCATTACCGATGCCGATGGGACCTATCCCAATGAGCGAATTGGTGATTTATTGGCGAGTATGAAAGATTACGACATGGTTGTGGGGTCGAGAACAGGTGAAAACGTAGAGTATTCTACATTCCGAAAAATCCCCAAGTATTTCTTGAAACATTATGCTTCGTGGATTTCCGGTCGCAACATCCCCGATTTGAATTCTGGTTTGCGAGTCTTTAAACGGAGCCTGGCAGAAAAGTATCTGAGTATTCTGCCTGATGGTTTCAGTTTTACGACGACGATTACAATGGCACACCTGACAAATAAATACAGTGTGCATTATGAGCCCATCAATTACTCCCGCAGAATTGGTAAATCAAAAATCCAACCAATTCGAGACACACTTCGTTTTTTACAGTTGATTATCCGCCTGGGAGTCTACTTCGCTCCTCTTAAAGTTTTTGGCCCTTTTGCAGCAATTCAGATCGTTGCCTTTATGATTTCGTTCATGTACGACATTTTTATTTTGAACAATATCACAGACAAAACCATCATGCTGCTAATGTTTAGTATGAATACAACTTTTTTTGCCCTCCTGGCAGACATGATTGATAAACGCAGCCAAAACTAA
- a CDS encoding class I SAM-dependent DNA methyltransferase encodes MEEHTNPQSQNQQDADTDHATRDRELFDQIAEKYCRKDLLTATRHARRHRLFQTLRSIPMSPKADVLEVGCGAGFSAKYLEGRVGSYCGVDYSENLIHYACVHNSGPEIEFVAANIKDFQPGKSFDLIFAIGLLHHFDDLDSMLKSTVQLLKPGGWFIANEPQPGNPLVSVARRIRKRIDTHYSAEQKELTARSLQDACERANLSSVQILPQGLFSTPFAEVPLSPQWLSTPFSYLACFTDKIVERLPAIALRKLTWNLIVAGQKPEAEC; translated from the coding sequence ATGGAAGAGCATACAAACCCGCAATCACAGAACCAACAAGACGCGGACACTGACCATGCCACTCGCGACCGTGAGTTATTCGATCAAATTGCGGAGAAGTATTGCCGTAAAGACTTACTGACTGCAACCCGGCATGCACGCAGGCATCGTCTTTTTCAGACATTGAGATCCATCCCCATGTCCCCCAAAGCTGATGTGTTAGAAGTGGGATGCGGGGCAGGCTTCTCGGCAAAATACCTGGAGGGGCGCGTAGGTAGTTATTGCGGGGTCGACTACTCGGAAAATCTGATACATTACGCTTGTGTGCATAATTCAGGACCAGAAATCGAATTCGTAGCGGCAAATATTAAGGACTTCCAGCCGGGAAAGTCGTTTGATCTAATATTCGCGATTGGGCTTTTGCACCACTTCGACGATCTTGACTCAATGCTCAAGAGTACCGTTCAACTGCTGAAGCCGGGAGGCTGGTTCATCGCCAATGAACCACAGCCTGGAAATCCACTGGTTTCTGTTGCCAGACGAATCCGTAAGCGCATCGATACGCACTATTCTGCAGAACAGAAAGAATTGACGGCTCGATCACTTCAGGATGCCTGTGAACGGGCGAACTTGAGTTCTGTGCAAATCCTACCACAGGGTCTGTTCTCAACTCCTTTTGCTGAGGTGCCCCTCAGTCCCCAATGGCTATCCACCCCATTTTCGTATCTCGCGTGTTTTACTGATAAGATTGTAGAACGATTGCCAGCGATAGCACTTCGCAAGTTAACCTGGAATCTCATCGTCGCTGGTCAAAAACCGGAAGCTGAGTGCTAG
- a CDS encoding leucine-rich repeat domain-containing protein, with product MNSDEKPDSVRLTKMNRRVLIRRGLIAALILVCMASAYSFFLVFQFHRHIATFQKYNAGLLVSYEDDQGNTSVGIYGSAPGPFFIPAPFNRYHRSLYSIYLRDQPNTNTEEMDELFRLFHYFHKLEELHLEGILLDQDRANSISSLSNLKRLKLQRCQIEETCLISLLKTKELTGLSLEDSTFPEVELEQLKQMPNNESLQALNLANCHITDRTATILSQCRNLEFLDLSGTQITDLGLKQLARLPQLRILILDHTDVTDAGVAYLSSTPNLVELSLSNTGVSDESLETLKRDIPALRVSDD from the coding sequence ATGAATTCTGATGAGAAACCTGATTCTGTTCGTCTTACTAAAATGAATAGACGGGTTCTCATCCGCCGTGGTTTGATTGCTGCTTTGATCCTGGTCTGCATGGCAAGTGCATATTCATTTTTCCTGGTATTTCAATTTCACAGACACATCGCCACCTTTCAAAAATACAATGCAGGTCTGTTGGTAAGCTACGAGGACGATCAGGGAAACACGTCTGTAGGAATTTATGGATCGGCACCAGGGCCCTTCTTTATTCCCGCTCCGTTTAATCGATACCATCGCTCTCTGTATTCCATTTATTTACGCGATCAGCCCAATACTAACACTGAGGAGATGGACGAACTATTCCGTTTGTTTCACTATTTTCACAAACTGGAAGAATTACATTTAGAAGGGATTTTGCTCGATCAGGATAGAGCGAACTCGATTTCGAGTCTGTCGAATTTAAAGAGACTTAAACTGCAAAGATGCCAGATTGAGGAAACATGCCTGATCTCTTTATTGAAGACCAAAGAACTAACGGGGCTCAGTTTAGAGGATTCTACATTTCCGGAAGTAGAGCTGGAACAATTGAAGCAGATGCCAAATAATGAGTCGTTACAAGCTTTGAATTTGGCTAATTGCCATATTACAGATCGCACTGCAACCATTCTTTCCCAATGTCGAAATCTGGAATTCCTGGACCTGTCTGGAACGCAAATCACCGATCTGGGACTGAAACAACTCGCCCGGCTCCCTCAGCTTCGAATTTTGATTCTGGACCACACGGATGTGACTGATGCCGGGGTCGCTTACCTGTCATCCACACCGAATCTGGTTGAATTAAGCCTCAGTAATACCGGGGTTTCTGATGAATCATTGGAGACCCTAAAGAGGGATATCCCTGCCCTGAGAGTCTCTGATGACTGA
- a CDS encoding Gfo/Idh/MocA family protein: protein MRFLCGCLNFKWTLIAIFCLSVCHLSYAEDPKTLRIGIIGLDTSHSSSFSKILNHPKPEFKEFQACKVVAAYPHGSREIKESLESVPKITELVKQQGVEIVPTIEELLSKVDAVLLESNDGRVHLEQAIPVLKAGKPLFVDKPIAGDLADVIAIFEAARHFKTPVFSSSSLRYTDGAKEIRSGKIGEIIGCDAYSPCPVETTHPDFYWYGIHGVETMYTIMGPGCETVIRVNTPETDLAVGTWKEGKIGTFRGRRKANNGYQGGYGGTAFGTKGVAQIGSFSGYEPLLVEVVKFFRTGKPPVSNAESTEIYTFMTAADISKAKGGVPVKLQDVYSTTLKAAKQRLAKYLD from the coding sequence ATGAGATTCCTGTGCGGCTGCTTAAATTTCAAATGGACATTGATCGCGATATTCTGCTTGAGCGTATGTCATCTCAGTTATGCCGAAGATCCAAAAACACTACGAATTGGAATCATTGGTCTGGATACTTCGCATTCCAGTAGTTTTTCAAAGATTCTGAATCATCCCAAACCGGAATTCAAAGAGTTTCAAGCTTGCAAAGTGGTTGCCGCTTATCCCCACGGTAGTCGCGAAATCAAAGAAAGTTTGGAGAGCGTTCCTAAAATAACGGAACTGGTCAAGCAGCAGGGGGTCGAAATTGTTCCTACGATCGAAGAGTTACTTTCCAAAGTCGATGCCGTCCTGTTAGAAAGCAACGATGGTCGCGTGCACTTGGAGCAGGCCATTCCTGTGTTAAAAGCTGGTAAACCGCTGTTTGTTGATAAACCCATTGCCGGAGATCTGGCTGATGTGATTGCGATCTTTGAAGCGGCCAGGCATTTTAAAACTCCCGTTTTCAGTTCTTCTTCACTACGTTATACCGATGGTGCTAAAGAAATTCGTAGCGGTAAGATTGGTGAAATTATCGGCTGCGATGCTTACAGCCCCTGCCCTGTGGAAACGACACATCCCGATTTCTATTGGTACGGAATTCATGGCGTCGAAACCATGTATACGATTATGGGCCCCGGTTGTGAAACGGTCATCCGCGTGAATACGCCTGAGACAGACCTTGCTGTGGGAACTTGGAAAGAGGGAAAAATTGGTACGTTTCGAGGACGTCGCAAAGCGAATAATGGCTATCAAGGTGGTTATGGAGGGACTGCCTTTGGAACGAAAGGCGTGGCACAGATTGGCAGCTTCAGTGGCTACGAACCATTGCTGGTGGAAGTGGTAAAGTTTTTCCGTACCGGCAAACCTCCGGTATCGAATGCAGAATCCACAGAAATTTATACTTTTATGACGGCCGCTGATATCAGCAAAGCCAAAGGCGGTGTTCCTGTCAAATTACAGGATGTTTACTCAACGACGTTGAAAGCAGCTAAACAGCGACTTGCCAAATATCTGGATTAG
- the thyX gene encoding FAD-dependent thymidylate synthase — protein sequence MTERSDLVEELRWKKIPVLNDGFVCLVDVMGDDSSIVQAARVSYGEGTKRVSDDRTLIRYLMRHRHSTPFEMAELKFLVRVPMDCWRQWIRHRTANVNEYSTRYSVAIDSAQTTLPGEWRAQATNNRQGSDAPLPDEIGTKLTAEETEFQQNARAVYEARLEAGVAREQARKDLPLATYTEAYWKIDLHNLIHFLSLRMDSHAQWEIQEYSRAIGEQIVKPLFPVVWEAFEDYRQGAMFLTRLDKGVLERLMASAAEKSMVPPFSEEEFLAAQDETWKSLKRSRERDECQSKLQRLGILRAE from the coding sequence ATGACGGAGCGGTCTGATCTCGTTGAAGAATTGCGCTGGAAAAAGATTCCCGTGCTCAATGACGGGTTTGTGTGTCTGGTAGATGTGATGGGTGATGACAGTTCGATTGTTCAGGCAGCCCGTGTCAGCTATGGAGAGGGAACCAAACGCGTATCAGATGACCGAACTTTGATCCGTTATTTAATGCGACATCGACACAGTACCCCGTTTGAAATGGCCGAACTCAAGTTTCTGGTGCGGGTCCCCATGGATTGCTGGCGACAATGGATTCGTCACCGCACCGCAAACGTCAATGAATACAGCACCCGCTATTCCGTGGCCATCGACTCTGCACAAACAACGCTTCCCGGCGAATGGCGCGCCCAGGCTACCAACAATCGACAGGGCAGTGATGCCCCGCTGCCAGATGAAATTGGTACCAAACTGACGGCGGAAGAAACCGAATTTCAACAGAATGCCCGTGCCGTTTACGAAGCCCGCCTGGAAGCTGGAGTGGCACGAGAGCAGGCCCGCAAAGATTTGCCATTGGCCACGTATACCGAGGCGTACTGGAAAATTGATTTGCATAACCTGATTCATTTTCTCAGTTTGCGCATGGACTCACATGCCCAGTGGGAGATTCAGGAATATTCCCGCGCCATTGGAGAACAGATTGTCAAACCGCTGTTTCCCGTAGTCTGGGAAGCCTTTGAAGATTACCGACAGGGAGCCATGTTCCTGACCCGTCTGGATAAAGGTGTGTTGGAACGTTTGATGGCCTCTGCGGCTGAGAAATCGATGGTCCCCCCTTTTTCCGAAGAAGAGTTCCTTGCGGCTCAGGATGAAACCTGGAAATCGCTCAAACGAAGTCGTGAACGAGATGAATGTCAGTCAAAATTGCAACGATTAGGGATTTTAAGGGCCGAATAG
- a CDS encoding class I SAM-dependent methyltransferase, which yields MSTNSNPNNVDAVAKKLPLEAEHLEALSRMQSLTPYYQWSIELVAPWLGKRVLDAGCGIGNATEQLSHYAEYVLAVDLSPQNMQVLQHRFADYANVECAQLDLDENMEEIARKKIDSIICFDVLEHVENDQALLTQFFKMVQPGGHLLIKVPAGRWLYGSVDIASGHYRRYIKSELKQKATQSGWQIKKIHYMNLFGVIPYFMKSRILKKQANFSRTMSTRQLARIKRMLPILKKLDRFVGPPIGQSLILIAQKPST from the coding sequence ATGTCGACCAATTCTAATCCCAACAATGTAGACGCCGTGGCCAAAAAGCTCCCCTTAGAGGCAGAGCATCTTGAGGCACTTTCGCGTATGCAATCATTAACACCCTACTATCAATGGTCTATCGAGCTGGTTGCTCCCTGGCTGGGAAAAAGAGTATTAGATGCAGGGTGTGGAATTGGTAATGCAACGGAACAACTAAGTCATTATGCAGAATACGTACTCGCCGTTGATTTGAGTCCGCAAAACATGCAAGTCCTTCAACATCGTTTCGCCGACTATGCTAATGTGGAATGTGCGCAACTTGACCTCGATGAAAATATGGAGGAAATCGCGCGCAAGAAAATTGATTCCATTATCTGTTTTGATGTTTTAGAACATGTGGAAAACGATCAAGCCCTGTTAACTCAATTTTTTAAAATGGTTCAACCGGGTGGACATTTATTAATAAAAGTACCAGCGGGGCGATGGCTTTACGGTAGTGTTGATATCGCTTCAGGTCATTACCGGCGTTATATCAAGTCAGAATTAAAGCAAAAAGCAACACAATCTGGATGGCAGATTAAAAAGATACATTACATGAATCTTTTTGGTGTCATCCCTTATTTTATGAAAAGCCGAATTCTGAAAAAACAAGCGAACTTCTCGCGTACAATGTCAACTCGGCAATTAGCGAGAATTAAAAGAATGCTTCCCATCCTGAAAAAACTTGATCGATTCGTCGGGCCTCCGATAGGACAATCACTAATTTTGATTGCACAAAAGCCTTCAACATAA
- a CDS encoding SRPBCC family protein, with the protein MVARRPITIRKERFYPHPPEDVWAAITDPHALAEWLEPNDHQPIVGHKFQFRCDPGLCGSGVTECEVLEAEPPVRLVWSWVHVPKDPNRPRPKPMIISWTLSPKDGGTMLILEHSGAENIDWLTRNMMRVGWGFMMKKMIARVLSRVHEGTFTPGAIPQEKRYYTCNTIPEKYIR; encoded by the coding sequence ATGGTGGCACGTCGGCCTATTACGATTCGCAAGGAACGGTTTTATCCACATCCGCCAGAGGATGTTTGGGCTGCAATCACTGATCCGCATGCGCTCGCAGAGTGGCTGGAGCCGAACGATCATCAGCCGATCGTGGGGCACAAGTTTCAGTTTCGATGTGACCCCGGACTTTGTGGATCGGGAGTCACGGAATGTGAAGTGTTGGAAGCAGAGCCTCCCGTACGACTCGTCTGGAGCTGGGTTCATGTCCCCAAAGATCCGAACCGTCCACGGCCCAAGCCAATGATAATTTCCTGGACGCTATCGCCAAAGGACGGTGGGACAATGCTGATTCTTGAGCATAGTGGCGCCGAAAATATCGACTGGCTGACTCGAAACATGATGCGAGTTGGCTGGGGGTTCATGATGAAGAAGATGATCGCACGTGTTCTATCTCGTGTCCATGAAGGCACGTTCACGCCCGGCGCGATTCCGCAGGAAAAACGTTACTACACCTGTAATACAATACCAGAGAAGTACATTCGCTAG